Part of the Acidobacteriota bacterium genome is shown below.
TTCGTCAACACGTGCTGGAACCTGGCCGACCCCGAGACCCTCCGCCGCGAGAAGGCGGCCATGACCTTCAGCGCCGCGCAGTGGCCGCGGGCGAAAGGCCACCTGCTGTTCCACGAATACGCGCCCGGGCTGGAAAGGGAAATCCCCGGCGCCCGTCCCGCCTGGCGGTACCTGCTCGAGGAATGAAAGAAACCGGTCTTTTCGGGACGATGCGTAGGAACGGGCGGGGCGGGTTGCGTGTGGCTTGGGGTGGGGGTCGTTTGCACGCGCCGTCCCGGCGCGGGGGTGAGGGGCTTGGGAGAGGTCAGGAGCAAAGCAGGTTGCCTGCGGCTTGGGGTTGGGAGACCCGGAGTAGGAACGGATGGCCGCCAGCAGGACGCCCACTTCCCGCGGGTTCGTCAGGACGACCCGGTGCTCCTCCCGGTGCGGCGCCAGGGCGTCGGAAAGCCCCTCGGCCGGATTGTTCTCCACCAAGCTTCTTCCCTTCTTTTTCACCGAGCACGAGGCGAGACGGATCCCCCGACCGGGATAATTTGCTTGCAACTGCCGACATATTTATTTATAATTCGGTCAGTTTACTGACGGAGTTATCATGTATATACGACAGCGACAGCTTGAAAATCTCAGCCGTCACGCGCAACCCGGCAAAGTCGTGGTGATCTACGGCGCACGGCGCACCGGCAAGACGACCTTGATCCGGGAATTCCTGAAGGGGGTAACGGAACCGTATCTTCTGGTCAGTGGCGAGGACCTCATCGTTCAGGGGTATCTCGCCTCGCAATCCATTGAAAAGCTCACGTCCTTTGTCGGCAGCAACCGCCTTCTGGTTGTGGATGAGGCGCAAAAGGTCACGAACATCGGGATCAACCTGAAGCTGGTCGTTGACCATATCCCCGGCATCCGGGTCATCGCCACCGGTTCGTCCTCGTTTGACCTGGCGCGCCACGTAGGTGAACCGCTCACCGGCAGGAAAAGCACCCTGATCCAGTATCCCCTCGCCCAACTGGAACTGAGCGCGGTCGAGCAACGGCACGAGACCGATGCGCACCTGGAGAGCCGGCTGGTTTACGGTTCATACCCCGAAGTGGTGCTCTCCAAGGACTACCGGGATCGGGAACAATACCTGAAGGAGATGGTTTCGTCCTGCCTTTGCAAGGACGTTCTGGAACTCGACGGGATCAGGCAGTCGGCAAAGATCGGCAGACTGCTGCAGTTGCTGGCCTTCCAGGTTGGCAAGGAAGTTTCCTGTGCAGAATTGGGCACAAGCCTGGGCATGAGCAAGAATACCGTCGATCGTTACCTGGATCTTTTGGAAAAAGCGTTCGTCCTTCAGAGACTCGGCGGGTTCAGCCGCAACCTGCGCAGCGAAGTCACGAAAAACAGCCGGTATTTTTTTATCGACAACGGCGTGCGCAATGCCCTGATCAACAACTTCAACCCGCTCGATCTGAGGAATGATGCGGGGGAACTCTGGGAAAACTACCTGATCATTGAGCGGCTGAAGCGGCAGGAGTACCTGCGGGAAAGTGCCCAGAACTATTTCTGGCGGACGTACACCCGGAAAGAGCTGGACCTGGTCGAGGAACGCGGTGGTCGACTCCACGGGTATGAAATAAAATGGGGCCATGCCAGGCCCCGCCCTCCGAAAGAGTGGACAGCGGCTTACCCCGAGGCCACCTGGGAGCTGGTCAATCGGGAAAATTACCTGGAGTTCATTCAGGGATAGGCGAATGGGCTTCCCCCGGGGCAAGGCCATCCCCCGGCGGGAACACGTCCGAAATTGTCCAGATGAAGAACATCAGGTTCGCGCGCTGGAAAACGCGACGGTCTCCCTGACCGCCGCCGACGGCTCCCCCGCGCCCGACTGGATCATCCTGGGCAATGTCTCCGCCCCGGCCGGCGGTTCCTCATCGCACAAAACATCGGGGTCGGTCTCGGAATCGGTATCGCTATCGCAGTCGGTATCGGCTTCGACTACGAGTGCGAGCGTAGGATCGAGTACGAGAACGAGTACGACTACGAACACGCCCCTCCCCGCCGCCGGCCGCGCACCCTCGCCCACGGACTCGCCCGAGCGCTACCGGCGCTGGCTGCTGGCCCTCAACCAGTCGGGGACCCTCCCGCTCCTTGCCGTCAACGAGACGAAGGACATCACCCTCACCTTCGCCCCGGCGGAAACCGTGCCGCCGGGCCCGGAACCGTACAACCTCGTCCTTCATGTCGCCAGCGCCGACGGCGCCGTGACCCTGGACGTCCCCGTCGTCGTCTACGTGGATGCCTCGGGGAAGGGAAACCTCCTCGTTCAGGCCTACGACCTCTTCTCGGGCAGCGGCGTGTCCCGCCCCGCGGGTTCCCGGGGCCCGATGATCACCCTCGCCGGGAGTTCGCGGGCATCCCCGTCTCTCCCACTTTCGCTTCCATTTTCCCTTATTTGTGTGTGGGCCGCTCGGAATACGGTTGACTGCTTCCACGTTTTTGCCTATTTTCCACCCATGTCCACGGAGCAGCGAAAAACCGACTTCACCGAGCATGCTTATAGCCTTTAGAATCAGATGAATATGAATTATCAACCAGGAAGTCGCCATCGCCGCGGGCGATTGGGTCGCCATCCAGGATTAGTGCACGGCTCCCTCTTCGTCCGCGTCGATAAGGGCGGCTGATTCCCGCCTGAGCGGACAAGCCATTCGCTGCATCCTGGAAACGCGGGCTGGCCAGGCCGCGGTCTCCGTCCCACGCTCCTGCAACGGCTGGCGGACCTTCTTCACCACCCCATCCACCGGGCTGCAAGGACCTCATTCTCGACAGGCCGGCCGGTCATGCCGACGTGAGCCGGCCCCTTGAAAAAAGGCGCCCCGCGGGGGGCGCCTTTCCGGCTTCGCGCAGGGAACCGTTCACTCCAGGAAGCGAAGGTCCGCCGGGGGAAGATCGGGTGGCCCCTCCCTCTCCTGCCCGCCCGACGGGGCCCGTTCCATCTTTGGGTCCCCGGGGGCGGCGATCTTGGCCGCCGCCCCGTTCCCGGTCTTGAGGATGACTCCCGAGTAGGCCGACGGCCCGTGGACAAACAGGTACCACACCTGCCCCCCCGAAACCGTCAGCGTGAAACTCTCCGCGTTGGTGCTCCCCGCCGAGCGCTTGTCGTAGACGGAGGTGGACGGGACCCGGTTCTTCCCGGCGTAGAGGTTGCAGTTGCCTGTCCCGCCGCTGGTGGTCACTTTCAGGGATGTCTGCCCCGAAGGGATGACCAACCGGTAGTATTTCCGGCTGCCGGAGGCGCCCGAAAGGTTCGCCACCGTGGCGTTCACCCCCACCGTCGCGGAGCGCTCCCCGGCGAGGGTCAGCGTCATCCCCGAGTAAGCGGCCGTCCCCCGGAGGAGAAGGTACCAGGTTTTGCCCGTGGTCTGGGTCGCCTCCACCGCGTCGGTGTTGGACGTCCCCGAGGACTTGAAGTCGTAGGAACTGGTGGTGGGCTTGGCGCCGGCCTTCACGTACAGGTCGCAGTTGCCCGACCCCGAGCCGGTGGAGACCTTGAGCCACACCAGGTCGTCGGGGGTCACGACCTTGAAGTAGGTGTTGCTCCCCTTCGCCCCGGCGAGGCCGGAGCGGGAGGAACCGATCGCCAGTGAGGTGACGCCGTCGGTGTCCGTCACCATGACGGACCGGGTGGCCTGGGCGGTCCCGTCATAGCCGTCCGTCACCGTCACGGTGACGGTGTAGGTCCCGGGCAGGCCGTACCGGTGCGTGCCGCTCGGGCCCGTCGCCCCCGCCTCCCCGTCGCCGAAGCTCCAGGTGAAGGTCAGGGTGTCCCCGTCCGGGTCCGTGGCCGTGACGGAGAAGGCGACCGTGGAGCCGGCGGTGCGGTGGCCGGGGATGGTCACGCTCTGGATCACGGGGTAGGCGTTGCCGCTGACGGTCACGGTGCCGGTGCGGGTGTCGGTCCACCCCCACTTGTCCCGCGCGTCGACCCGGACCGTGAAGCTCCCCGGTGCGGAGTAGGCGTGGGTGGCCGGGCTCCCCTGGGCGGTGGACCCGTCGCCGAAGTTCCAGAGGAAGGTGACGGGGTCGCCGTCCGGGTCGACGGCCGCGGCCGAGAAGGAGAGGGTCTCCCCGGTGGCGCCCGTCGCCGGAATGGAAACGGACTGGAAGGCCGGCGCCGCGTTGGTGACGACCCGGACCGGGACGTCCACCGTCGCCGCGGCCCCCTTGCCGTCGTAGGCGGAGATCACCACGATCTTGTCCCCGGTGGAGGAAAAGGCGTGGGAGATGCTCCCCGTGTTGGAGTAATGCAGGGTCCCGATGTACCAGTGGAGGCTCACCGGGTCGCCGTCGGGGTCCGAGGCGGTGGCGGACATGGCGACGGGTTCGTTCACCACGGCCTCCGCCGGAACGTTCACCGTCCCCATCACCGGCCGGTGGTTGACGCTCAGGGTGGCGGAGGGGCTGTCCGCCGCGCCGCAGGCGTTGGAGACCCGGACCCAGTAGCGGGTCGTCGCGGTCGGGGGTGGCGGGGTGAATTCGGCCGCCGTGGCGCCCGCCGCGGGGTCGGAGGTGTCGCCGCTCTCGCCGCGGTACCACTGGAAGCCCAGCGGGGCGGTCCCCGTCCCCGACACCGACAGGGTCGTCGTCTGCCCCGCCTGGACCACCGCGTTCGCGGGCGGCGTCGCGATCACCGGCGCCGCCCCGA
Proteins encoded:
- a CDS encoding ATP-binding protein, whose product is MYIRQRQLENLSRHAQPGKVVVIYGARRTGKTTLIREFLKGVTEPYLLVSGEDLIVQGYLASQSIEKLTSFVGSNRLLVVDEAQKVTNIGINLKLVVDHIPGIRVIATGSSSFDLARHVGEPLTGRKSTLIQYPLAQLELSAVEQRHETDAHLESRLVYGSYPEVVLSKDYRDREQYLKEMVSSCLCKDVLELDGIRQSAKIGRLLQLLAFQVGKEVSCAELGTSLGMSKNTVDRYLDLLEKAFVLQRLGGFSRNLRSEVTKNSRYFFIDNGVRNALINNFNPLDLRNDAGELWENYLIIERLKRQEYLRESAQNYFWRTYTRKELDLVEERGGRLHGYEIKWGHARPRPPKEWTAAYPEATWELVNRENYLEFIQG
- a CDS encoding PKD domain-containing protein, producing MIKSIGIGAAPVIATPPANAVVQAGQTTTLSVSGTGTAPLGFQWYRGESGDTSDPAAGATAAEFTPPPPTATTRYWVRVSNACGAADSPSATLSVNHRPVMGTVNVPAEAVVNEPVAMSATASDPDGDPVSLHWYIGTLHYSNTGSISHAFSSTGDKIVVISAYDGKGAAATVDVPVRVVTNAAPAFQSVSIPATGATGETLSFSAAAVDPDGDPVTFLWNFGDGSTAQGSPATHAYSAPGSFTVRVDARDKWGWTDTRTGTVTVSGNAYPVIQSVTIPGHRTAGSTVAFSVTATDPDGDTLTFTWSFGDGEAGATGPSGTHRYGLPGTYTVTVTVTDGYDGTAQATRSVMVTDTDGVTSLAIGSSRSGLAGAKGSNTYFKVVTPDDLVWLKVSTGSGSGNCDLYVKAGAKPTTSSYDFKSSGTSNTDAVEATQTTGKTWYLLLRGTAAYSGMTLTLAGERSATVGVNATVANLSGASGSRKYYRLVIPSGQTSLKVTTSGGTGNCNLYAGKNRVPSTSVYDKRSAGSTNAESFTLTVSGGQVWYLFVHGPSAYSGVILKTGNGAAAKIAAPGDPKMERAPSGGQEREGPPDLPPADLRFLE